The following are from one region of the Edwardsiella tarda ATCC 15947 = NBRC 105688 genome:
- a CDS encoding hydratase has protein sequence MITLSENGVYLVNNEELITEECYVNEKDKDRAKQGTIAWSILSAHNTSGNMAKLRIKFDALASHDITFVGIIQTAKASGMERFPLPYVLTNCHNSLCAVGGTINGDDHLFGLSAAQRYGGIFVPPHIAVIHQYMREMMAGGGKMILGSDSHTRYGALGTMAVGEGGGELVKQLLSDTWDIDYPDVVAVYLTGKPAPGIGPQDVALAIIAAVFKNGYVKNKVMEFVGPGISSLSMDFRNSVDVMTTETTCLSSVWQTDETVERWLRLHGREQDYRPLHPQPLAYYDGCIHVDLSAIKPMIALPFHPSNVYEIDTLNQNLCDILREVEIESERIAQGKAKLSLVDKVEKGRLRIQQGIIAGCSGGSYENIIAAANALRGHACGNDAFSLAVYPSSQPVLLDLAKKGIVADLISAGAIIRTAFCGPCFGAGDTPINNGLSIRHTTRNFPNREGSKPGNGQMSAVALMDARSIAATAANGGYLTAASELACWDNVPDYVFDQTPYKNRVYQGFVKGVTPQALIYGPNIKDWPELGALTENIVLQVCAKILDEVTTTDELIPSGETSSYRSNPLGLAEFTLSRRDPGYVARSKASAMLEAQRQAGNVSELSILFERIRQIAGQEHVDPLQTEVGSVIYAIKPGDGSAREQAASCQRVIGGLANIAQEYATKRYRSNMINWGMLPLLMADAPTFEVGDYIYIPGIKTALDNQDSEITAYVIHQTAVITEIALYLESLTAEEREIIKAGSLINFNKQRHM, from the coding sequence ATGATCACGTTATCTGAAAATGGTGTATATCTCGTTAATAATGAAGAGCTGATAACTGAGGAGTGCTATGTCAATGAGAAGGATAAAGATCGTGCTAAGCAAGGAACGATAGCATGGTCTATCCTATCTGCTCATAACACCTCGGGCAATATGGCTAAACTTAGAATAAAATTTGATGCCTTAGCCTCTCATGATATTACTTTTGTTGGTATCATTCAGACTGCCAAGGCCTCGGGTATGGAGCGTTTCCCGTTACCTTATGTATTAACAAATTGCCATAATTCACTCTGTGCTGTTGGGGGGACGATTAATGGTGATGATCATCTCTTTGGCCTATCGGCGGCACAGCGTTATGGGGGAATTTTCGTCCCGCCTCATATTGCAGTGATCCATCAATATATGCGTGAAATGATGGCCGGTGGCGGGAAGATGATCCTAGGATCAGACAGTCATACCCGCTATGGTGCCTTGGGAACCATGGCTGTCGGTGAAGGCGGCGGTGAATTGGTAAAACAACTGCTTAGTGATACCTGGGATATTGACTATCCCGACGTCGTCGCTGTCTACCTGACGGGTAAACCTGCTCCCGGGATAGGGCCACAGGATGTGGCGTTGGCGATTATTGCTGCAGTATTTAAAAATGGCTACGTTAAGAATAAGGTCATGGAATTTGTCGGCCCGGGGATTAGTTCATTATCGATGGATTTCCGTAATAGTGTCGATGTGATGACAACCGAAACAACCTGTTTAAGTTCAGTCTGGCAAACGGATGAGACGGTTGAGCGCTGGCTACGATTGCATGGTCGTGAGCAGGATTATCGCCCATTGCATCCACAGCCATTAGCTTATTACGATGGCTGTATCCACGTTGATTTAAGTGCAATTAAACCGATGATTGCCTTGCCATTTCATCCAAGCAATGTCTACGAGATTGATACACTCAATCAAAATCTGTGTGATATTTTGCGTGAGGTCGAAATTGAGTCTGAGCGTATCGCCCAAGGTAAAGCGAAACTCTCGCTTGTCGATAAGGTGGAAAAAGGACGTCTAAGAATTCAACAGGGGATTATCGCCGGCTGTTCCGGCGGTAGCTACGAAAACATTATTGCGGCCGCGAATGCCCTACGTGGACACGCTTGTGGTAATGATGCATTCTCTCTGGCGGTTTATCCCTCTTCGCAACCGGTACTACTCGATTTAGCGAAAAAGGGTATAGTCGCTGACCTGATTAGTGCTGGGGCAATTATTAGAACGGCATTTTGTGGACCCTGCTTCGGAGCGGGGGATACGCCGATTAACAACGGTTTGAGTATTCGCCATACGACGCGTAATTTTCCAAATCGCGAAGGTTCTAAGCCGGGTAACGGACAGATGTCGGCGGTTGCGCTGATGGATGCTCGCTCCATTGCCGCGACCGCTGCGAATGGTGGATACCTAACCGCAGCGAGCGAACTGGCGTGTTGGGATAACGTGCCGGATTATGTCTTTGATCAAACGCCGTATAAAAATCGTGTGTATCAGGGGTTCGTTAAAGGTGTCACACCGCAAGCGCTGATTTATGGTCCTAATATTAAAGATTGGCCAGAGTTAGGCGCGCTAACCGAGAATATCGTTCTGCAGGTGTGTGCGAAAATTCTCGACGAGGTGACCACCACGGATGAATTAATCCCGTCTGGTGAAACCTCCTCCTATCGCTCGAATCCATTGGGACTGGCGGAGTTTACCCTGTCTCGTCGTGATCCGGGCTATGTGGCGCGTAGCAAGGCGAGTGCCATGCTGGAGGCACAAAGGCAGGCGGGTAACGTTAGTGAACTGAGCATACTCTTTGAGCGTATTCGGCAAATTGCCGGGCAAGAGCATGTCGATCCGTTGCAGACCGAGGTTGGTAGTGTGATCTACGCCATTAAGCCTGGAGATGGCTCCGCGCGTGAGCAAGCGGCTAGCTGCCAACGAGTGATTGGGGGCTTGGCAAATATTGCCCAGGAGTATGCTACTAAACGCTATCGCTCCAATATGATCAATTGGGGAATGTTACCATTACTGATGGCTGACGCACCGACCTTTGAGGTTGGGGATTATATCTATATCCCGGGAATTAAAACGGCACTGGACAATCAAGACTCAGAAATTACTGCTTATGTTATTCATCAAACAGCAGTGATAACAGAAATCGCTCTCTATCTGGAGAGTCTGACCGCAGAGGAGCGTGAAATCATCAAGGCGGGGAGTCTGATTAATTTCAACAAGCAGCGCCATATGTGA
- a CDS encoding anti-virulence regulator CigR family protein — MRRMSLIALLAIWGSGALLPMAACAGNGHGNGNGHGHGAHNAERHGAWRDSEEWQRAEKWEKGNARGREETFDWHDFRRQSRLLGIAGYKPLPPGIAKNLAKGKPLPPGIAKQALPASLARLLPRYPGREWNIVGNDLVSVITGTAIVAEIIRHAFD; from the coding sequence ATGAGAAGAATGAGCTTGATCGCACTGCTAGCAATATGGGGGAGTGGCGCATTGCTGCCGATGGCGGCCTGTGCTGGGAATGGGCATGGCAACGGAAACGGCCATGGACATGGTGCTCATAATGCAGAGCGCCATGGCGCATGGCGCGATTCAGAGGAGTGGCAACGCGCGGAGAAGTGGGAGAAAGGTAACGCCCGAGGGCGGGAGGAAACCTTCGATTGGCACGACTTTCGTCGCCAGAGTCGGCTACTGGGGATCGCGGGTTATAAGCCCTTACCACCAGGGATCGCCAAGAACCTGGCTAAAGGAAAACCGCTTCCCCCGGGGATCGCCAAACAGGCTCTGCCAGCGAGTCTTGCCCGCTTGTTACCGCGCTATCCGGGACGCGAATGGAACATCGTGGGAAATGATTTGGTCTCGGTGATCACCGGCACGGCCATTGTTGCCGAGATTATTCGTCATGCGTTTGATTGA
- a CDS encoding AbgT family transporter: MALFLYIIAIVLALSLILSSLQVSALHPTSGETIAVVNLVSLQGLMLFATSFVENFQRFPVLGVVIILGIATGFCDRSGFFSAAIKMGLSGRKGNIAIYVIATIGVLSNQAGDAAFILIPAIAGAIFYGIRRHPLAGVFLGYAAVGGGFSTALIPGGWDIILTPISIQSAASIRPDFDMPLLNGYFFLFVSALLVILSASIITIKVIEPMLGTYHFAEQGNAEMSVSEEERRGVRKAGRNVLIFLIILVLSCIPQNSFLRNPNTHSLIFGAPLMQCLQFIIIIIFSIADLSYAISVKKIKNISDAYTMMSESIASLAGFIALAVVIGQFLFLFDKSHLAQILAIKGGGFLAFLPIPSQIIVVCFLLLTALINLFIGSGGTKWLLMGPIFIPMLMQLNIHPAFTQAIYRLGDCSTNHLTPLFAYFAILLTTAQRYDKHTGMGTLFAAMLPYSLTFLGVFILQVIVWMTFDLPVGPGGVIWLS; this comes from the coding sequence ATGGCCCTTTTTCTCTATATTATCGCGATAGTTTTAGCTCTCTCGCTTATCTTAAGTTCTTTGCAGGTATCTGCCTTACATCCGACCTCCGGTGAGACGATTGCCGTGGTTAATTTAGTCAGCCTGCAGGGGCTGATGCTATTTGCAACGAGCTTCGTGGAGAACTTTCAACGCTTCCCTGTACTGGGTGTGGTGATTATCCTAGGCATTGCCACCGGATTTTGCGATAGGAGCGGTTTTTTCTCTGCGGCGATTAAGATGGGTTTATCCGGTCGGAAAGGGAATATCGCCATCTATGTCATCGCGACGATCGGCGTGCTGAGTAATCAGGCTGGTGATGCTGCCTTCATCCTCATTCCTGCGATCGCGGGAGCCATATTCTATGGGATCCGTAGGCATCCGCTCGCGGGTGTATTTTTAGGATACGCCGCCGTCGGTGGCGGGTTTAGTACCGCCTTGATCCCCGGAGGATGGGATATCATCCTCACGCCGATCTCCATCCAATCTGCAGCCAGTATTCGTCCTGACTTTGACATGCCGCTATTAAATGGCTATTTCTTTCTCTTCGTCTCGGCCCTGTTGGTGATCCTCTCTGCCTCAATCATTACGATAAAAGTAATTGAACCGATGCTTGGCACGTATCATTTCGCCGAGCAGGGTAACGCAGAGATGAGCGTGAGTGAGGAGGAGCGGCGAGGCGTCAGAAAGGCTGGGCGAAATGTATTGATATTTTTAATTATATTAGTCCTTAGTTGTATACCACAGAATAGCTTTCTGCGTAATCCCAATACACATTCGTTGATTTTTGGCGCCCCCTTGATGCAATGTCTACAATTTATCATCATTATTATTTTTTCCATTGCTGACTTGAGCTATGCAATCAGTGTTAAGAAGATAAAAAATATTAGCGATGCTTATACGATGATGTCTGAATCGATCGCCTCGTTGGCGGGGTTTATCGCCTTAGCCGTCGTGATTGGACAGTTTCTCTTCCTCTTCGATAAATCTCATTTGGCGCAGATTTTAGCGATCAAGGGGGGAGGATTCCTGGCCTTTCTTCCCATCCCTAGCCAGATTATCGTGGTGTGTTTTCTGTTACTGACTGCCTTGATCAATCTGTTTATTGGCAGCGGTGGTACGAAATGGTTATTGATGGGGCCTATCTTTATTCCGATGCTGATGCAACTCAACATACATCCGGCATTCACTCAGGCGATATATAGATTAGGTGACTGTTCTACTAACCATCTTACCCCGTTATTTGCCTATTTCGCTATTTTGCTGACGACGGCACAACGCTATGATAAACATACTGGAATGGGGACACTTTTTGCCGCGATGCTGCCGTATTCATTGACCTTTCTTGGCGTGTTTATTCTTCAGGTGATCGTTTGGATGACCTTCGATCTGCCTGTCGGCCCTGGGGGGGTTATCTGGCTCTCTTGA
- a CDS encoding putative quinol monooxygenase produces MINLTATFTAKKGKEAILRDILLKMVKVSRQEPGCIRYFLYEDAMKSHVLVFQEQFIDQIAFDQHCKMPYFISLLNEIKGIVEKDPDIQFFKQVDPAA; encoded by the coding sequence ATGATAAACCTAACCGCGACCTTCACTGCGAAGAAGGGGAAAGAGGCTATTCTGCGTGATATTTTGTTAAAGATGGTCAAGGTCAGCAGACAAGAGCCTGGCTGTATCCGCTATTTCTTATATGAGGATGCGATGAAATCTCATGTCTTAGTATTCCAAGAGCAATTTATCGATCAAATCGCCTTCGATCAACACTGTAAGATGCCCTACTTTATCTCACTACTCAACGAGATAAAGGGAATTGTAGAAAAAGATCCTGATATTCAATTTTTCAAACAAGTTGATCCGGCAGCATAA
- the fumC gene encoding class II fumarate hydratase: MVDHRSEKDSMGVIDVASDRLWGAQTQRSLEYFQISTEKMPQVLIHALALTKKAAAKVNQDLGLLDTDKAVAIMQAADEVLADRHPDEFPLVIWQTGSGTQSNMNINEVLANRASELLGGERGMMRKVHPNDDVNKSQSSNDVFPTAMHIAAVLALHRHLTPQLNQLIATLEKKSQAFSNIVKIGRTHLQDATPLTLGQEISGWVAALEHSLKHIESTLPHLSELALGGTAVGTGLNTHPEYACSVADELTALTSEPFVTAPNKFEALAACDALVHAHGALKGLAASLMKIANDVRWLASGPRCGIGEIVIPENEPGSSIMPGKVNPTQCEAMTMLCCQVMGNDLAINMGGASGNFELNVYRPMVIYNFLQSVRLLADGIDSFNRHCAVGIEPNHQRIDQLLNESLMLVTALNTHIGYDKAAEIAKKAHKEGLTLKAAALALNYLTEVEFDTWVRPEVMVGNMKPTLGNA, encoded by the coding sequence ATGGTAGATCACCGCAGTGAAAAAGACTCGATGGGGGTTATAGATGTAGCATCTGATAGACTATGGGGGGCGCAAACTCAACGCTCTCTGGAGTATTTCCAGATTTCTACCGAGAAAATGCCGCAGGTGTTGATCCATGCCTTGGCGCTGACCAAAAAGGCGGCGGCCAAGGTTAATCAGGATTTGGGACTGTTGGATACGGATAAAGCTGTGGCAATTATGCAGGCAGCGGATGAGGTTCTCGCCGATCGCCATCCCGATGAGTTTCCCCTGGTTATCTGGCAAACGGGCTCCGGTACCCAAAGTAATATGAATATAAATGAGGTATTAGCGAACAGGGCCAGCGAACTGCTGGGTGGGGAGCGCGGTATGATGCGGAAAGTTCACCCCAACGACGATGTCAATAAAAGCCAAAGTTCGAATGATGTCTTCCCCACCGCAATGCACATCGCCGCCGTACTGGCGTTACATCGTCATCTCACGCCACAACTAAACCAGTTGATAGCAACCTTAGAAAAAAAATCGCAGGCATTTTCCAATATAGTGAAGATAGGCCGAACCCATTTGCAAGATGCCACGCCACTGACGCTAGGACAGGAGATCTCCGGCTGGGTGGCGGCGCTAGAACATAGCCTAAAACATATTGAATCCACCTTACCGCATCTATCTGAATTGGCACTGGGGGGAACTGCTGTCGGCACCGGGTTAAATACCCATCCTGAATATGCCTGCAGCGTCGCCGATGAACTGACAGCGCTTACCTCAGAGCCCTTTGTCACCGCCCCAAATAAATTCGAGGCCCTGGCAGCCTGTGATGCGCTGGTTCATGCACACGGCGCGTTAAAAGGCCTAGCGGCGTCATTAATGAAAATTGCCAACGATGTCCGCTGGCTAGCTTCGGGTCCTCGTTGTGGGATCGGTGAGATCGTAATACCGGAGAACGAGCCTGGCAGTTCGATTATGCCGGGTAAAGTTAACCCGACGCAGTGCGAGGCGATGACCATGCTCTGCTGCCAAGTCATGGGAAATGACTTAGCCATCAATATGGGCGGGGCATCAGGGAATTTTGAACTCAATGTCTACCGCCCGATGGTGATCTATAACTTCTTGCAGTCGGTACGGTTGCTGGCCGATGGTATAGACAGTTTTAACCGGCACTGCGCGGTCGGTATCGAACCCAACCATCAGCGGATCGATCAGTTGCTCAATGAATCATTAATGTTAGTTACGGCGTTGAATACCCATATCGGTTATGACAAGGCCGCGGAAATTGCCAAGAAAGCGCACAAAGAGGGACTCACATTGAAAGCGGCGGCATTGGCACTCAACTACCTGACCGAGGTGGAGTTTGACACTTGGGTACGCCCGGAGGTCATGGTTGGCAACATGAAACCTACGCTAGGCAATGCATAG
- a CDS encoding VOC family protein produces the protein MAKMIHSMIRVFDLDRSIKFYAQALQLKVKQRCDFDVFSLVYLANEESSFELELTYNADRCTPYSHGSGYGHLAVTVDDINATHNALLTAQLMPGEVKVFHQQDQVLAKFFFITDPDGYQIEFIERAGRYQ, from the coding sequence ATGGCTAAAATGATACACTCAATGATTCGAGTGTTTGACTTGGATCGTTCAATTAAATTCTACGCTCAAGCATTACAACTCAAAGTCAAACAACGATGTGATTTTGATGTTTTTTCTCTCGTCTATCTCGCCAATGAGGAGAGCAGTTTCGAGTTGGAGTTAACCTATAACGCGGATAGATGCACACCCTATTCCCATGGCTCTGGCTATGGGCATCTTGCCGTCACGGTTGATGATATCAACGCCACGCATAATGCGTTACTGACTGCGCAATTAATGCCGGGTGAGGTTAAAGTATTCCATCAACAAGATCAGGTATTGGCAAAATTTTTCTTTATCACCGATCCGGATGGCTACCAAATTGAGTTTATCGAGAGAGCGGGCAGATATCAATAA
- a CDS encoding LysR family transcriptional regulator, with protein sequence MKHDLSSMKAFVMLAESGSFNNTAKMLNITQPALTRRIQKMEDDLHVQLFERTTRHVTLTNVGEMLLPEAKELIKKFDETLFNISNMSAYHRGMVTLSCIPTAVFYFLPLAIGKFNELYPNIKVRILEQGTNDCMESVLCNEVDFGINMNNITNSSIDFTPLVNEPFVLACRRDHPLAKKQLVEWQELIDYKLIGVRSSSGNRLLIEQKLADKPWKLDWFYEVRHLSTSLGLVEAGLGISALPGLAMPQTAHATIMGIPLVEPVIRRTLGIIRRKESVLSPAAEHFFTLLLNLWTDDKDNLWTNIVEK encoded by the coding sequence ATGAAGCATGATTTATCAAGCATGAAGGCATTTGTGATGCTGGCAGAGTCGGGATCGTTTAACAACACCGCCAAGATGCTTAACATTACCCAGCCGGCGTTAACGCGTCGTATACAAAAGATGGAGGATGACTTACATGTTCAGCTCTTCGAGAGAACCACACGTCATGTTACGTTGACCAACGTAGGAGAGATGCTACTGCCAGAAGCGAAAGAACTAATAAAAAAATTCGATGAAACGCTATTTAACATTAGCAACATGAGCGCCTACCACCGCGGCATGGTTACCTTGTCCTGTATCCCAACCGCCGTGTTCTATTTTTTACCCTTGGCGATCGGCAAATTTAATGAGCTGTATCCCAACATTAAAGTACGGATTCTTGAGCAAGGTACAAATGACTGCATGGAATCTGTCTTGTGCAACGAGGTTGACTTTGGGATAAACATGAACAACATCACAAATTCATCCATTGACTTTACCCCACTGGTCAATGAACCGTTTGTGCTCGCCTGCCGGCGCGATCATCCGTTAGCGAAGAAACAATTGGTCGAATGGCAGGAGTTGATCGACTACAAGCTGATCGGGGTACGCTCCTCCAGTGGCAATCGATTATTGATAGAACAAAAGTTGGCGGATAAGCCCTGGAAACTGGACTGGTTTTACGAGGTGCGCCATTTATCGACATCTCTCGGTCTGGTTGAGGCGGGTCTGGGTATCTCGGCGCTCCCCGGGCTGGCGATGCCACAAACAGCACATGCCACGATCATGGGTATCCCCCTGGTCGAACCGGTTATCCGCCGCACGCTGGGCATTATTCGCCGCAAGGAGTCGGTACTCTCCCCTGCTGCCGAGCACTTTTTTACGCTACTGCTTAATTTATGGACCGACGATAAAGATAATCTGTGGACCAATATCGTCGAAAAATAA
- a CDS encoding ribbon-helix-helix domain-containing protein, with protein MCTVFSGQNPFNYTSSARSVRICGHVTSIRLENKFWQILESLAISQNKTLGQFISKLYMEALDNNIDMKNFSSLLRCSCLIHLENRVDQVNAA; from the coding sequence ATGTGTACGGTTTTTTCTGGACAAAATCCTTTTAATTACACCAGCAGCGCTCGCTCTGTGCGTATCTGTGGCCACGTCACCAGCATACGCCTGGAAAATAAATTTTGGCAAATATTGGAAAGCCTCGCGATCTCTCAAAATAAAACCTTAGGGCAGTTTATCTCTAAGCTGTATATGGAAGCCTTAGATAATAATATCGATATGAAAAACTTTTCTTCGCTACTCAGATGTTCATGCCTCATTCACCTCGAAAATCGTGTCGATCAAGTTAACGCGGCGTAA
- a CDS encoding 4-oxalomesaconate tautomerase: protein MKRIPCVMMRGGTSRGAFLLAEHLPTDPIRRDNILITIMGSGNELEIDGIGGGNPLTSKVAIISRSDDPCADVDYLFAQVLVHERRVDTTPNCGNMLSAVGAFAIEQNLIKATQPLTRVRIRNVNTGTYIEADVQTPDGVVQYDGNARIDGVPGTAAPVALTFLNAAGAKTGKLFPTDKPIDYFDGVPVTCIDMAMPLVIIKAACLDKTGYESPAELDADKELLARIESIRLQAGKAMGLGDVSNKVIPKPVLISPAQRGGAINVRYFMPHACHRALAITGAIAISTSCVLGETVTRQVSSAVTYGNINIEHPSGSLDVYLSNSGQEISTLRASVIRTARKIFSGEVYLP from the coding sequence ATGAAAAGAATACCTTGCGTTATGATGCGAGGAGGAACGTCACGGGGGGCATTCCTGTTAGCGGAGCATCTGCCGACAGATCCCATACGGCGAGATAACATACTAATAACAATAATGGGGTCTGGTAACGAACTGGAGATAGATGGTATTGGTGGCGGTAATCCACTTACTAGCAAAGTCGCTATTATTAGTCGTTCCGATGACCCTTGTGCGGATGTCGATTATCTCTTTGCCCAGGTATTAGTCCATGAGCGGCGCGTTGATACCACCCCAAATTGCGGAAATATGCTCTCTGCCGTGGGTGCCTTTGCGATTGAACAGAATTTGATTAAGGCTACACAGCCACTCACCCGTGTACGTATTCGCAATGTCAATACGGGCACTTATATTGAGGCCGATGTACAGACGCCCGATGGTGTTGTGCAGTATGACGGTAACGCAAGAATCGATGGCGTGCCGGGTACTGCGGCGCCAGTGGCGTTAACCTTTCTGAATGCCGCGGGAGCAAAAACCGGGAAGCTCTTTCCGACGGATAAACCGATCGACTATTTCGATGGTGTACCAGTAACCTGTATTGATATGGCAATGCCACTGGTCATTATTAAGGCCGCATGTCTGGATAAAACGGGTTATGAATCACCAGCCGAGTTGGATGCCGATAAAGAGTTATTAGCGCGAATCGAATCTATTCGTCTACAAGCGGGTAAGGCCATGGGCTTAGGGGATGTCAGTAATAAGGTGATACCGAAACCTGTGCTGATATCACCGGCACAACGAGGTGGTGCGATTAATGTGCGTTATTTTATGCCGCATGCCTGTCATCGTGCATTAGCGATTACCGGGGCTATTGCCATCTCGACGAGTTGTGTGTTGGGGGAAACGGTGACGCGTCAAGTATCTTCTGCGGTGACTTATGGAAATATTAATATTGAGCATCCCAGCGGCTCACTCGATGTTTATTTGAGTAACTCAGGGCAGGAAATTTCAACATTACGCGCTTCAGTGATTCGCACTGCGCGGAAAATTTTTTCCGGAGAGGTTTATCTTCCCTGA
- a CDS encoding anion permease → MNKKSLWKLILMLAVPCVIGIIPAPAGLSTLAWVLFGIYLAAIVGLVLKPFPEPVVLLVALAASMVVVGNLSAGAFKTTAVLSGYTSGTTWLVFSAFTLSAAFVTTGLGKRIAYHLIGKIGHTTLGLGYVTVFLDLVLAPATPSNTARAGGIVLPIINSVAVALGSDPEKSPRRIGHYLMMSIYMVTKTTSYMFFTAMAGNILALKMINDILHLQISWGGWALAACLPGLLMLLLVPLIIYILYPPEIKKVDNKAIAKAGLAELGAIKCREKMLLGVFILALLGWIFSKSLGVDQSTVALVVMAAMLLLGIVTWDDVVKNKGGWNTLIWYGGIIGLSSMLSKVHFFDWLAELFKNNLAFGDHGNVAFFIIIFMSIIVRYFFASGSAYIVAMLPVFAMLADVSGAPLMLTALALLFSNSYGGMVTHYGGAAGPIIFGVGYNDIKSWWSVGAVLTLLTFLVHMTLGVWWWNLLIGWNML, encoded by the coding sequence ATGAATAAGAAATCTTTATGGAAGCTAATTTTAATGTTAGCGGTTCCATGTGTTATTGGGATAATTCCCGCCCCGGCAGGATTAAGCACGCTGGCTTGGGTACTGTTTGGTATTTATCTGGCGGCGATTGTCGGATTGGTGCTTAAACCATTCCCGGAACCCGTTGTATTATTAGTGGCACTGGCTGCATCGATGGTGGTAGTAGGAAATTTATCCGCAGGAGCATTTAAAACGACTGCGGTATTGAGTGGCTATACCTCCGGGACTACCTGGTTAGTCTTTTCCGCATTTACCTTAAGTGCGGCTTTTGTTACCACCGGATTAGGTAAACGAATTGCCTACCATCTGATTGGTAAAATCGGTCATACCACACTGGGGTTGGGGTACGTTACCGTCTTCCTCGATTTAGTCCTCGCACCGGCGACACCGTCTAATACCGCCCGTGCCGGTGGTATTGTATTACCGATCATTAATAGTGTGGCGGTAGCCTTGGGCTCCGATCCGGAGAAAAGCCCACGTCGTATTGGCCACTATTTGATGATGTCGATCTATATGGTCACCAAAACCACCAGTTATATGTTTTTTACGGCGATGGCGGGAAATATTCTGGCGCTGAAAATGATTAATGACATTTTGCATCTGCAAATTAGTTGGGGGGGGTGGGCATTGGCTGCCTGTTTACCCGGTCTACTGATGCTGTTGTTGGTGCCGTTGATTATTTATATCTTATATCCACCTGAAATCAAAAAAGTGGATAACAAAGCGATTGCTAAGGCTGGTCTGGCGGAGCTAGGCGCGATAAAGTGCCGCGAAAAAATGTTGCTTGGGGTATTTATCCTAGCATTGTTAGGTTGGATCTTCAGTAAGAGCCTCGGTGTCGATCAATCTACCGTCGCCCTGGTGGTTATGGCGGCCATGCTGTTGTTAGGGATCGTTACCTGGGATGATGTGGTGAAAAACAAGGGGGGATGGAACACATTAATTTGGTACGGCGGCATTATTGGCTTAAGTTCGATGCTCTCCAAGGTTCACTTCTTCGATTGGTTGGCTGAACTCTTTAAAAATAACCTGGCTTTTGGCGATCATGGTAATGTTGCATTTTTTATCATTATCTTTATGAGTATTATTGTTCGCTATTTCTTTGCTTCGGGTAGTGCTTATATTGTTGCAATGCTACCCGTCTTTGCCATGTTGGCGGATGTCTCTGGGGCGCCACTCATGTTAACAGCATTGGCTTTACTCTTCTCCAACTCCTATGGTGGCATGGTGACTCACTACGGTGGTGCAGCGGGCCCCATTATTTTTGGTGTGGGTTATAACGATATTAAGTCATGGTGGTCAGTCGGTGCCGTGCTGACATTGTTAACCTTCTTGGTACATATGACTCTCGGGGTCTGGTGGTGGAATCTGTTGATCGGCTGGAATATGCTGTAA
- a CDS encoding ASCH domain-containing protein, giving the protein MGDSPELASELADLIKRGIKTASCGSFFSYQREESAPRIGGYNIILDGQNVPVCVIRLVSMRLMRFCDVTEAFARKEGEGDLSLEYWRKEHQRFFTREGHFSEEMELIAEEFELVELL; this is encoded by the coding sequence ATGGGTGACAGCCCGGAACTGGCTAGCGAGCTTGCAGACCTGATCAAAAGGGGAATCAAAACGGCCTCCTGCGGATCTTTTTTCTCCTACCAGCGGGAAGAGTCTGCCCCGAGGATCGGGGGATATAACATTATCCTTGATGGCCAGAATGTTCCGGTCTGCGTGATCAGACTGGTTTCAATGCGACTAATGCGTTTTTGTGATGTGACTGAGGCGTTTGCCCGCAAAGAGGGTGAAGGCGATTTAAGTCTTGAATACTGGCGGAAAGAGCACCAGCGATTTTTCACCCGCGAAGGTCATTTTTCTGAAGAGATGGAGTTGATCGCAGAAGAATTTGAACTGGTTGAACTGCTGTAA